A single genomic interval of Staphylococcus hyicus harbors:
- a CDS encoding ABC transporter substrate-binding protein gives MKHLYQLLMLSLAVVLVLSACGNDSKTASQNKSGDTVSIKHALGTTDVPKHPKRIVTLYQGATDVAVALGVEPVGAVESWKQQPKYDYLKDKLKNTKIVGQEPAPNLEEISKLKPDLIIASKVRNEKVYDQLSKIAPTVSHETVYKFKDTTELMGKALGKEKEAQDLLKKYDEKVNAFKKDAKAKYGDQWPISASVVNFRAGNTRIYSGGYAGDILQDLGFKRPDAQQKEVDKGKDIIELASKESIPLINADQIFIFKSDPHAADAKLVSKTEKDWTSSREWQNLDAVKKGHVVNNVDEITWNLAGGYHSALELIDQLYKELDIQKVTK, from the coding sequence ATGAAGCATTTATACCAACTGTTGATGCTGTCTCTTGCGGTTGTACTTGTACTTTCCGCTTGTGGAAATGATTCCAAAACAGCATCACAAAATAAGAGTGGCGACACCGTTTCAATAAAACATGCCCTCGGCACGACGGATGTTCCTAAACATCCTAAACGTATTGTCACATTGTATCAAGGTGCAACGGATGTAGCAGTCGCCCTTGGTGTTGAACCCGTTGGTGCTGTTGAATCTTGGAAACAACAACCGAAGTACGATTATTTAAAAGATAAACTAAAAAACACTAAAATCGTAGGTCAAGAACCAGCGCCAAATTTAGAAGAGATTTCGAAATTGAAACCAGACTTAATCATTGCATCAAAAGTACGTAATGAAAAAGTGTATGATCAATTGTCGAAAATTGCCCCAACAGTGAGTCACGAAACTGTATATAAGTTTAAAGACACTACTGAATTAATGGGTAAAGCACTCGGTAAAGAAAAAGAAGCACAAGATTTACTGAAAAAATATGATGAGAAAGTAAACGCATTTAAAAAAGATGCGAAAGCAAAATATGGTGATCAATGGCCAATCTCAGCTTCAGTTGTCAACTTTCGTGCTGGTAACACACGTATTTATTCAGGTGGATATGCTGGCGATATTTTACAAGATTTAGGCTTCAAACGTCCGGATGCGCAACAAAAAGAAGTCGATAAAGGTAAAGATATTATCGAACTAGCTTCTAAAGAAAGCATTCCGTTAATCAATGCAGACCAAATTTTCATTTTCAAATCAGACCCACATGCGGCTGATGCTAAATTAGTATCGAAAACTGAAAAAGATTGGACGTCTAGTCGCGAATGGCAAAATTTAGACGCTGTTAAAAAAGGTCATGTCGTGAATAATGTTGATGAAATCACATGGAACTTAGCAGGTGGTTATCACTCAGCGTTAGAATTAATTGATCAATTATATAAAGAATTGGACATTCAAAAAGTCACAAAATAA
- a CDS encoding alpha/beta hydrolase: MRKGIFWSVGILAIILVAITIRVLYIQFQDRQVEQAQQQFVQDRTPTLFLHGYSGTINSMKYLVNVAEDHRVTQDVVIAYVNRDGDVTFEGKMSKNAINPIIQVVLEDNTQVDLNENALWIRNVIEKLQQKYHIKDFNVVAHSMGNVSFAQYMLDYGSDRTLPQLKKQVNIAGTFNGVIGLNEEFNEIQVDRNGKPSRMNPPYQEFMQLKSVYKGKQIEVLNIFGDVLDGTHSDSRVSNSSSKSLKYLLGDSPKRYKELKYEGDEAQHSALHHNPEVANDMIRFLWSK, translated from the coding sequence GTGAGAAAAGGAATCTTTTGGAGCGTAGGGATACTGGCAATCATTTTAGTTGCCATCACGATTCGTGTTTTGTACATTCAGTTTCAAGATCGACAAGTAGAACAAGCACAACAACAATTCGTACAAGATAGAACCCCCACGCTTTTTTTACATGGCTATAGTGGCACTATCAATTCTATGAAATATTTGGTAAATGTAGCTGAAGATCATAGGGTGACTCAAGATGTGGTGATCGCATATGTGAACCGTGACGGCGACGTGACCTTTGAAGGAAAAATGTCAAAGAATGCGATAAACCCTATCATTCAAGTCGTTTTAGAAGATAATACCCAAGTAGATTTAAACGAAAATGCACTTTGGATTCGCAATGTCATTGAAAAGTTGCAACAGAAATATCATATTAAGGATTTTAACGTTGTGGCGCATTCTATGGGAAATGTCTCCTTTGCGCAATATATGCTAGATTACGGTAGTGACCGCACATTACCGCAGTTAAAAAAGCAAGTCAATATTGCGGGCACGTTTAACGGGGTGATTGGCTTAAATGAAGAATTCAATGAAATTCAAGTCGACCGTAACGGTAAACCGTCACGGATGAATCCACCGTATCAAGAATTTATGCAGTTAAAATCCGTTTATAAAGGAAAGCAAATTGAGGTTTTGAATATATTTGGTGATGTCTTAGACGGTACGCATTCAGATTCGCGTGTATCCAATAGCTCTTCGAAATCATTGAAATACTTGCTAGGTGACAGCCCTAAACGTTATAAAGAACTCAAATATGAAGGAGATGAGGCACAACATAGTGCGCTCCATCATAATCCTGAAGTCGCAAATGATATGATACGGTTTTTATGGTCTAAATAG
- the isaB gene encoding immunodominant staphylococcal antigen IsaB family protein, giving the protein MFKMSKVVLATSILLTGVSFNALPTESSVAQAAVTPYYTYTGYAGQNAKFVTNKTFIQALKFNNVTINNVKVDARDPKYKATDPYYFKKKYDQVIEYINHKPTAITFSVTNKSLKVSDVKKAYANYPMAHDSIHRGMTYNVNGKKNQLCV; this is encoded by the coding sequence ATGTTCAAAATGTCTAAAGTCGTTTTAGCTACGAGTATTTTATTAACTGGAGTATCTTTTAACGCATTGCCAACGGAATCAAGTGTCGCTCAAGCAGCAGTAACGCCATATTACACATATACAGGTTACGCAGGACAGAATGCAAAGTTTGTCACTAACAAAACGTTTATTCAAGCATTAAAGTTTAATAATGTGACGATAAACAATGTCAAAGTAGACGCGAGAGATCCAAAATACAAAGCGACTGATCCATATTATTTTAAAAAGAAATATGACCAAGTAATTGAATACATCAATCATAAACCGACTGCTATTACATTTTCAGTAACAAACAAATCATTAAAAGTTTCAGATGTGAAAAAAGCATATGCAAATTATCCTATGGCTCATGATTCAATACACAGAGGTATGACATATAATGTGAATGGTAAAAAAAATCAGCTTTGTGTATAA
- a CDS encoding FecCD family ABC transporter permease — translation MIIKMSLKETLWVLLTMGLLLLVIILSMMLGTSFITLSEIIAYFMHPSESVNQFTLEVLRLPRISLALLTGMAFGISGLLLQNVLKNPIASPDIIGVTGGASLCAVSVITLFNSISIHMLPLFAILGGTLAMMCLLLFQFRTPIRPSTLIIIGIALQTLFIALTHGLMVTSKEFAASKAYTWLVGSLYGSAFEDTLAVLITIIAIIPILILLIPRMKVAALDDDIGRALGLHLKQTKLLQLIVATLLVSVSVSYVGNIGFVGLIAPHIAKTLIKQSTLKQVMMSACIGALSILLADLVGRTLFLPKEIPAGVFIAAFGAPFFIYLLLTVKKM, via the coding sequence ATGATAATTAAAATGTCGCTTAAAGAGACACTTTGGGTGTTATTAACTATGGGTTTACTTCTTTTAGTCATTATATTAAGCATGATGTTGGGTACTTCCTTTATTACTTTATCTGAAATCATCGCATATTTTATGCACCCTTCAGAAAGTGTGAATCAATTCACACTGGAAGTGCTTCGACTACCGAGAATCTCGCTCGCCCTTTTAACTGGTATGGCTTTTGGTATCAGTGGGTTATTACTTCAAAATGTACTCAAAAATCCTATTGCGTCACCAGATATTATAGGTGTCACGGGTGGTGCAAGCTTATGTGCTGTTAGCGTGATCACACTTTTCAACAGTATTAGTATTCACATGTTGCCATTATTTGCGATATTAGGTGGGACATTAGCAATGATGTGTTTGTTATTATTCCAATTTCGCACACCTATACGTCCTTCCACGTTAATAATTATAGGCATCGCTTTGCAGACGCTCTTCATTGCTCTTACGCATGGGCTAATGGTAACTTCTAAAGAATTTGCGGCCTCTAAAGCGTATACTTGGTTAGTGGGAAGTTTATATGGTAGCGCATTTGAAGATACGCTTGCCGTCTTAATCACGATAATCGCCATTATCCCAATACTTATCCTTCTTATCCCAAGAATGAAGGTTGCTGCCTTAGATGATGATATTGGTCGCGCTTTAGGGTTACATTTAAAACAAACAAAATTATTACAACTCATTGTTGCAACGCTACTTGTATCCGTATCTGTAAGTTACGTTGGCAACATTGGGTTTGTGGGCTTAATTGCGCCTCACATTGCTAAAACTTTGATTAAACAAAGTACGTTGAAGCAAGTGATGATGTCTGCTTGTATTGGCGCCCTTTCTATTTTATTAGCTGATTTGGTTGGACGTACTTTGTTTTTACCTAAAGAAATTCCTGCTGGGGTCTTTATCGCAGCGTTTGGTGCACCTTTTTTCATCTACTTATTACTCACAGTAAAAAAAATGTAG
- a CDS encoding CPBP family intramembrane glutamic endopeptidase, giving the protein MTHIKVIGVFIIGLLIMVFSQGIGALWEEILPNFGLGNILFGLTYISVAYVLIRLWVRRGLKSTLNNYRITKVKIDRPVLILALLLPLCVYTFYFLFIPGEFFVDLSQSPNAIINQISFTLFVNALAAAIVEEFVLRGVLMGYIESQFNIQIAIVTTAIFFATIHLLNGVSSAVDILRLLISGTLVGVMFGLLTFIFKSVWASITVHLFWNLFQLISLTTDLSRSEFLQYRMNVHDLWITGGQYGIETSIISIMGYLVMIVLLLGIFFKFNKFNTR; this is encoded by the coding sequence ATGACACACATAAAAGTAATTGGCGTTTTTATTATTGGACTTTTAATTATGGTTTTTAGTCAAGGTATCGGAGCACTATGGGAAGAGATATTACCCAACTTTGGTCTTGGAAACATATTGTTTGGGTTGACCTATATCAGTGTTGCATATGTATTGATTCGATTATGGGTAAGACGAGGCTTGAAAAGCACGTTGAACAACTATCGTATTACAAAGGTGAAGATAGATAGACCAGTTCTTATATTGGCTCTTTTATTACCTTTATGTGTCTATACCTTTTATTTTCTATTTATCCCTGGTGAATTTTTCGTGGATTTGTCTCAATCACCTAATGCTATTATCAATCAAATTAGTTTTACTCTTTTTGTTAATGCTTTGGCAGCTGCTATAGTTGAAGAGTTTGTACTACGAGGTGTACTAATGGGATATATTGAGAGCCAATTTAACATTCAAATTGCAATTGTTACCACTGCAATCTTTTTTGCTACCATACATTTACTTAATGGTGTATCGAGTGCGGTAGATATTTTAAGGTTATTAATCAGTGGCACATTAGTCGGTGTTATGTTTGGTTTATTAACATTTATTTTTAAATCAGTATGGGCAAGTATAACGGTGCACCTTTTTTGGAATTTATTTCAATTAATTTCATTGACTACAGATTTAAGTCGGTCAGAATTTCTTCAATATCGGATGAATGTTCACGATTTATGGATAACAGGCGGACAGTATGGAATTGAAACATCGATTATTTCTATAATGGGTTATTTAGTCATGATTGTGCTTTTATTGGGGATATTTTTTAAATTTAATAAGTTCAATACAAGGTAA
- a CDS encoding FecCD family ABC transporter permease: MKVKPTQQLIIAGLCLIVVTILSFMIGITFVSFPSLIQALFHFDSNNDIHTLISGTRASRTIIAMLTGAALSVSGLLMQALTRNPIASPGLFGVNAGAVFFIVFSITFIQIGSFEILTIIAFLGAILVTLLVVALGMFRQTQFSPQRVILAGASISMLFTAFTQGILIMNETNLQGLLFWLSGSVALRNIWDTTWVIPLFPVLFIIAFFMSTRINILMTNDDIAIGLGQNIKITKWILILLISSLAGLSVALVGSVVFIGLIVPNISKKLLPPNYKYLIPHSAMLGAILMLSADIIARVIIQPSELPVGVITAVLGASVLIYLMRKGVYRL; the protein is encoded by the coding sequence ATGAAAGTTAAACCGACGCAGCAACTTATAATAGCCGGTTTATGTCTTATCGTTGTGACAATATTAAGTTTTATGATAGGAATAACGTTTGTATCCTTCCCTTCTTTGATACAAGCGTTATTCCATTTTGATTCAAACAACGATATACATACACTTATTTCAGGTACGCGCGCCTCACGTACAATTATTGCGATGCTTACAGGAGCCGCATTATCTGTGTCTGGACTTTTAATGCAAGCCCTTACGCGTAATCCGATTGCGTCGCCTGGTTTATTTGGAGTAAATGCTGGCGCCGTCTTTTTTATTGTTTTTAGTATTACCTTCATTCAAATCGGATCATTTGAAATATTAACAATCATCGCATTTTTAGGTGCCATTTTAGTAACATTACTCGTTGTTGCACTTGGGATGTTTCGACAAACACAATTTTCACCGCAACGTGTCATTTTGGCAGGGGCTTCAATATCGATGTTATTTACCGCATTTACACAAGGGATTTTGATTATGAATGAAACGAACTTACAAGGACTTTTGTTTTGGCTTTCAGGTTCCGTTGCATTACGTAATATATGGGATACCACTTGGGTCATTCCATTGTTTCCTGTACTTTTCATCATTGCATTTTTTATGTCTACAAGAATTAATATTTTAATGACAAATGACGACATCGCTATTGGATTAGGACAAAACATTAAAATTACAAAATGGATATTGATATTGTTGATTAGTAGTTTAGCGGGTTTATCCGTTGCTTTAGTAGGGTCTGTCGTGTTTATAGGTTTAATTGTCCCTAATATCAGTAAAAAACTCTTGCCCCCTAACTATAAATATCTTATCCCTCATTCTGCTATGTTAGGTGCGATTTTAATGTTAAGTGCAGATATTATTGCGAGAGTTATCATTCAGCCTTCAGAGCTTCCGGTAGGCGTCATAACAGCGGTGCTAGGAGCGAGCGTCTTAATCTACTTAATGCGAAAAGGAGTTTATCGCCTATGA